The Verrucomicrobium spinosum DSM 4136 = JCM 18804 genome includes a region encoding these proteins:
- a CDS encoding FN3 associated domain-containing protein, whose protein sequence is MNILQQLQLDVGGYLGTLGQYQYVPITVVRPRDAGAATLIQTNINNALAGMLKKNGKGGIAAMVLMPSAGVPVDKVKGFLRIELTVRIIENPLVNEGAEGTHVPAEQLALDTLMYLHGWDAGRKHEFRGDESNAVRAANIVGKVAYDVTVYCYHGADNAQQVAVPVMTVGGGDITLTCAAASAEIWYTLDGSFPGPSNAEAVEYEAAFASVPGAVLRAAAYKGGNAPSDVLERILS, encoded by the coding sequence ATGAACATTCTGCAACAACTGCAACTGGATGTGGGTGGGTACCTGGGGACGCTGGGGCAATACCAGTATGTGCCCATCACGGTGGTCCGCCCGCGTGATGCCGGGGCGGCCACACTGATACAGACAAACATCAACAATGCCCTGGCGGGGATGCTCAAGAAGAACGGCAAGGGAGGCATTGCGGCCATGGTGCTGATGCCCTCAGCCGGGGTGCCAGTGGACAAGGTGAAGGGCTTTCTTAGGATTGAGTTGACGGTGCGGATCATTGAGAACCCGCTGGTCAATGAGGGGGCCGAGGGAACGCATGTGCCCGCTGAGCAGCTCGCGCTAGATACTCTGATGTATCTGCATGGATGGGATGCGGGCCGGAAGCATGAGTTCCGCGGTGATGAGAGCAACGCGGTGAGGGCGGCCAATATCGTGGGCAAGGTGGCGTATGATGTCACGGTCTATTGCTACCATGGTGCAGACAATGCGCAGCAGGTTGCGGTGCCGGTGATGACGGTGGGCGGTGGCGACATCACGCTGACTTGTGCCGCGGCCAGCGCGGAGATCTGGTACACGCTCGATGGCAGCTTTCCCGGGCCATCCAATGCGGAGGCCGTGGAGTATGAGGCGGCCTTTGCAAGTGTGCCCGGGGCAGTGCTGCGGGCGGCGGCGTATAAGGGAGGCAATGCGCCGAGTGATGTGCTTGAAAGGATCTTGAGCTGA
- a CDS encoding DNA cytosine methyltransferase, with protein MTYEKDAGHKTKPTHGSLFAGIGGFELGFERAGFQCSWSVEINPINRAVLADRFPHSRQFEDVRECGAHNLSPVDVLTAGFPCQDISAAGTSSKQGRPGLKGERSGLYREALRIIDAIRPRWVVLENVEALLWVNDHADLATIIQDLAHRGYLGCFRVLDAAGFGVPQRRRRLFMVGGLGQPPPAELLFDASPVEGIPSAFAAGEVARAAHSAPGYTLLAANTACRITLGGQLLVAEQDGWNKMVERARESERCGIPLGLDDTDFASAHAAGNAVVPQVAEWIGRKLIQRMR; from the coding sequence ATGACCTATGAAAAAGATGCAGGCCACAAAACGAAGCCAACGCACGGCTCCCTTTTCGCGGGGATCGGTGGCTTTGAACTCGGGTTTGAACGGGCTGGATTCCAATGCTCTTGGAGCGTCGAAATCAACCCCATCAACCGGGCTGTGCTTGCTGACCGATTTCCCCATTCCCGACAGTTTGAAGACGTCCGTGAGTGCGGCGCGCACAACCTTTCACCGGTTGATGTCCTTACCGCCGGGTTCCCGTGTCAAGACATCAGTGCTGCCGGAACGTCGAGCAAGCAAGGACGCCCAGGGCTCAAGGGTGAGCGAAGCGGTCTATACCGGGAGGCCCTACGAATCATCGATGCGATTCGGCCCAGATGGGTTGTGCTTGAAAACGTCGAGGCGTTGCTCTGGGTCAACGATCATGCGGACCTTGCGACGATCATCCAAGACCTTGCCCACCGCGGGTACTTGGGATGCTTCCGGGTGCTGGATGCTGCAGGCTTCGGCGTTCCCCAGAGACGTCGCCGCCTTTTCATGGTCGGCGGCCTTGGACAGCCCCCCCCCGCTGAGCTGCTATTTGACGCCAGCCCAGTGGAGGGCATTCCTAGCGCGTTCGCTGCGGGCGAAGTCGCACGGGCCGCGCACAGCGCGCCTGGCTATACTCTACTGGCCGCAAACACTGCCTGCCGAATCACCCTTGGTGGTCAGCTACTCGTCGCTGAGCAAGACGGATGGAATAAGATGGTTGAGCGGGCCAGAGAGTCTGAGCGTTGCGGGATTCCCCTCGGACTGGATGACACCGACTTTGCATCGGCTCACGCGGCGGGTAACGCCGTGGTTCCGCAAGTTGCTGAGTGGATCGGTAGAAAGCTCATTCAAAGGATGAGGTAA